The following are from one region of the Actinoplanes sp. L3-i22 genome:
- a CDS encoding reverse transcriptase domain-containing protein has product MKVLGGGIVPAAQADNTVADQGRAAHSLVPYLIDVAHLHRAARLCMRRSSAPGADGLTWAGYRRDLRGRLAALAARLADGTWQPAVNRLVDIETYTGKLMTAVIPTVEDRIVHRAMRTAVDPLLDAWLAPWVSAYRPRRNRLTAVRQAAAHLSSGNRWIVDVDVADASFGGDVDECVGWLAEIVHDGTFLDRVRTAITGLPWPMAPGTGLWPVLFQLRLGQADRLLDGLHVVRFADNYTVFAANREHALAAFDRISDALARLGLKPNRRKSRIREPGTSHPEDLYLIDG; this is encoded by the coding sequence GTGAAGGTGTTGGGTGGCGGGATCGTTCCTGCCGCCCAGGCGGACAACACGGTAGCCGATCAGGGCCGTGCCGCGCACTCCTTGGTGCCATACCTCATCGATGTGGCACATCTGCACCGTGCCGCCCGGCTTTGTATGCGGCGCAGCTCGGCGCCGGGCGCCGACGGGCTCACCTGGGCCGGTTATCGCCGTGATCTGCGCGGTCGGCTCGCCGCGCTCGCGGCCCGGCTGGCCGACGGCACGTGGCAGCCCGCGGTGAACCGGCTCGTAGACATCGAGACCTACACCGGAAAGCTGATGACCGCGGTCATCCCGACGGTCGAGGACCGGATCGTGCACCGGGCGATGCGCACCGCGGTCGATCCGCTGCTCGACGCTTGGTTGGCGCCGTGGGTGTCGGCGTACCGGCCGCGCCGCAACCGGCTCACCGCGGTCCGGCAGGCCGCCGCGCACCTGTCCAGCGGCAACCGTTGGATCGTCGACGTCGACGTGGCCGACGCCTCGTTCGGCGGTGACGTGGACGAGTGTGTCGGCTGGCTCGCCGAGATCGTCCACGACGGCACATTCCTGGACCGGGTGCGCACCGCGATCACAGGCTTGCCGTGGCCCATGGCGCCCGGCACCGGGCTGTGGCCCGTGCTGTTCCAGCTGCGCCTCGGCCAGGCCGACCGGTTGCTCGACGGTCTGCACGTGGTCCGGTTCGCCGACAACTACACCGTCTTCGCGGCCAACCGCGAACACGCCCTGGCGGCGTTCGACCGGATTAGCGATGCCCTCGCTCGCCTGGGTCTGAAGCCGAACAGGCGCAAGAGCCGGATCCGGGAGCCGGGAACGAGCCATCCCGAAGATCTCTACCTGATCGACGGGTGA
- a CDS encoding 4Fe-4S cluster-binding domain-containing protein, whose protein sequence is MISEIFGPTIQGEGTLLGRRTMFVRLSGCHMSCLYCDTAYTWDSTRFNLDDFREVLPVSDVAEKVLAGSAGMAVITGGEPLRQQGAVADLAGRLRAGKVRVEVETSGSIAPTAALVSVVDQFNVSPKLAASGMTERRRRRDPAVNAFLATGKAVWKFVAVGVEDLDEIAEWEARFGLAPIWVMPEGTDADTILRRSRELADPVIARGWNLTPRLHVLLWGDERGR, encoded by the coding sequence GTGATCTCCGAGATCTTCGGGCCAACCATCCAAGGCGAAGGCACCTTGCTGGGCCGGCGAACAATGTTCGTCCGGCTGTCCGGCTGCCACATGAGCTGCTTGTACTGCGACACCGCCTATACCTGGGACTCGACGCGCTTCAATCTCGATGACTTCCGGGAGGTTTTACCGGTCTCCGATGTCGCGGAGAAGGTCCTTGCCGGCAGCGCCGGGATGGCGGTCATCACCGGGGGCGAGCCGCTGAGGCAACAAGGCGCCGTCGCCGACCTTGCTGGCCGTCTGCGGGCCGGGAAGGTCCGTGTCGAGGTGGAGACGTCCGGATCCATCGCGCCGACCGCGGCGTTGGTGAGCGTGGTCGATCAGTTCAATGTCAGCCCGAAGCTCGCCGCGTCCGGCATGACCGAACGACGGCGTCGCCGCGACCCAGCGGTTAACGCCTTTCTGGCGACAGGGAAAGCCGTGTGGAAGTTCGTCGCGGTTGGTGTCGAGGACCTGGACGAGATCGCCGAGTGGGAAGCCCGGTTCGGGTTGGCGCCGATCTGGGTGATGCCGGAGGGCACCGACGCGGACACGATTCTGCGCCGCAGCCGCGAGCTGGCCGACCCGGTGATTGCCCGGGGTTGGAACCTCACGCCTCGGCTGCACGTTCTGCTGTGGGGTGACGAGCGTGGTCGTTGA
- a CDS encoding 6-pyruvoyl tetrahydropterin synthase family protein: protein MTWRIGKRMSFDAAHTPAQGNPGCPARLHGHTYTLEVVLAADVLQDPGFVVDFGVLGGVLQRVDECLDHRNLNEVDVLTQPTDQGITEFVRDLFARHLPLRDGVELDQVAVWSPLPATADRLGADEVTFEAAHQLPGLPGWHKCGRLHGHSYTATVVFSDPDADASALLGPFFKYAAEELDGSSLNESVGGEPPTSEYLARHLFTWTSAHLDLPDGVQVNSARVSETRSTWAEYLPDSL from the coding sequence GTGACGTGGCGCATCGGGAAACGGATGTCCTTTGATGCCGCGCACACGCCTGCGCAGGGCAACCCGGGGTGTCCGGCCCGGCTGCATGGACATACCTACACCCTCGAGGTGGTCCTGGCTGCGGACGTCCTGCAGGACCCGGGTTTCGTGGTCGACTTCGGCGTGCTCGGCGGCGTGCTCCAGCGAGTCGATGAATGTCTCGATCACCGGAACCTCAACGAGGTTGATGTGCTCACGCAGCCGACGGACCAGGGGATCACTGAATTCGTGCGGGACCTCTTCGCCAGACATCTCCCACTGCGCGACGGTGTCGAACTCGACCAGGTCGCGGTGTGGTCGCCGCTGCCGGCCACCGCCGACCGGCTCGGCGCTGACGAAGTCACGTTCGAGGCGGCGCACCAGCTGCCGGGCCTGCCGGGTTGGCACAAGTGCGGCCGTCTGCACGGACACAGTTACACCGCCACGGTCGTGTTCAGCGATCCGGACGCAGACGCGTCAGCGCTGCTTGGCCCGTTCTTCAAGTACGCCGCCGAGGAACTGGACGGATCGTCGCTCAACGAGAGCGTCGGCGGTGAACCGCCGACCAGCGAGTACCTCGCGCGGCATCTGTTCACCTGGACGAGCGCCCACCTCGACCTCCCCGACGGAGTTCAGGTGAACTCGGCGCGAGTGTCCGAGACGCGGAGCACGTGGGCCGAATACCTGCCGGATTCGCTATGA
- the queC gene encoding 7-cyano-7-deazaguanine synthase QueC, whose product MLPKFSANVAGGEVMTGPQPSAGRPPRVLTGCYGIVVLSGGLDSTVLAYWLRAEGVRLTSISIDYGQRHRKELNHAARIADVLRIPHHLVDLTSITALLQGSALTDEAVPVPDGHYAAVTMRSTVVPNRNALLLDLAVALAVSIKADLVAFGAHAGDHAIYPDCRPEFLEPYEQAARAGNSGFISEGFAVTAPFLSWSKTDIVVAGAALNVPFDSTWSCYKGGELHCGTCGTCTERREAFRDAGVPDPTSYLAVAS is encoded by the coding sequence ATGCTGCCCAAATTTTCTGCAAATGTCGCTGGTGGCGAGGTGATGACCGGGCCACAGCCATCTGCCGGACGACCCCCACGGGTTCTCACGGGATGCTATGGCATCGTCGTCCTGTCCGGCGGTCTTGATTCCACGGTGCTGGCCTACTGGCTTAGGGCAGAAGGTGTCCGGCTGACGAGTATCTCGATCGACTACGGTCAGCGGCACCGGAAAGAACTGAATCACGCCGCACGTATCGCGGACGTCCTCCGGATTCCTCATCATCTTGTCGACCTGACGTCAATAACCGCCCTGTTGCAGGGCTCTGCTCTCACCGACGAAGCCGTTCCTGTACCGGACGGTCACTATGCCGCAGTGACGATGCGAAGCACAGTCGTCCCGAATCGCAACGCGCTCCTGCTGGACCTCGCTGTGGCACTAGCGGTGTCGATCAAGGCGGACCTGGTCGCGTTCGGGGCGCACGCCGGCGATCACGCGATCTATCCCGATTGCCGGCCCGAATTTCTTGAGCCGTATGAGCAAGCTGCTCGCGCCGGCAACAGCGGCTTCATCTCGGAGGGCTTCGCCGTCACCGCTCCGTTCCTCAGCTGGTCCAAGACGGACATCGTGGTCGCGGGCGCGGCGCTGAATGTCCCCTTCGACTCGACCTGGTCCTGCTACAAGGGCGGGGAGTTGCACTGCGGCACGTGTGGCACCTGCACGGAACGGCGTGAGGCGTTCCGCGACGCCGGCGTACCCGATCCCACGTCGTACCTGGCGGTGGCATCGTGA